The following proteins are encoded in a genomic region of Nicotiana sylvestris chromosome 4, ASM39365v2, whole genome shotgun sequence:
- the LOC104234694 gene encoding uncharacterized protein, whose product MEAQASPSSNNSNNNGFVDFSLPASHPFYLHPSNNPGTRLVHISFNGSDFVIWRKSMFISLSKKNKLGLIIDRVSPPSPSSPYYPYWERYNDMVIAWITNSLSRDIATSLLSFNTAREIWIDINERFGQSDDSK is encoded by the coding sequence ATGGAGGCACAAGCTAGTCCGTCTTCTAATAACTCCAATAACAATGGGTTTGTGGATTTCTCCCTTCCCGCATCTCATCCTTTTTATCTTCACCCGTCTAACAATCCTGGTACTCGGTTGGTGCATATTTCTTTCAATGGTAGTGATTTTGTTATTTGGAGGAAAAGTATGTTTATTTCACTCTCTAAGAAAAACAAACTTGGGTTGATCATTGATAGGGTTTCTCCGCCATCCCCTTCTTCACCCTATTACCCTTATTGGGAGCGTTATAATGACATGGTGATTGCATGGATCACCAACTCTTTATCTAGAGATATTGCTACGAGTTTGTTGAGTTTTAATACTGCTAGAGAAATTTGGATTGATATCAATGAAAGATTTGGACAATCTGATGATTCAAAATAA